The Cellulomonas sp. S1-8 genomic sequence AGCAGGTCCTGCTTCTCCCAGATCATGCCGGGCCGCGTGGGCCCCGCGAGCTCGTAGTCGTTGGTCATCGTGAGCGCGCGCGTCGGGCAGGCCTCGATGCACAGCCCGCAGAAGATGCAGCGCAGGTAGTTGATCTGGTAGACGCGGCCGTACCGCTCGCCCGGCGAGTACTGCGCGTCGGGGGTGTTGTTGTCACCCTCGACGTAGATCGCGTCCGCGGGGCACGCCCACGCGCACAGCTCGCAGCCGATGCACTTCTCGAGCCCGTCGGCGTACCGGTTGAGCTGGTGGCGCCCGTGGTACCGGGGCTTGGTCGGCACCTGCTCGCGCGGGTACTGCTCCGTCACCGTCGGCTTGAACATGTTGGCGAACGTCACGCCGAACCCCGCGACGGGCGCGAGCAGCTCGGCCAGGCCGGAGCGCGGCTCGATGAGCGAGCGGTAGCCCTCGACGGGACGGCCGACGTCGCCGGCGCGCGGGGTGCGCTGCACCTGCGCACCGGTCGTCGGGGTCGCCTCGTCGGGCGCGGGCCTCTTCTTGCGCTGCTCAGCCACCGCGCACCTCCAGCGGGGTCTCGGGTGCGGACGGGTCGGACGCGTCGGACGCCGCGAGACGGCGCTGCGCGCGCGGCGACGGGGGAAGGACCTGACCCGGCAGGGGCGGCACGGGGTAGCCGTGCTCGAACGGGTCGATCTCCTGCGGGCCCGTCGGCTCGGCCTCCGGCGGCGCCTTCTTGTCCGGCACCAGGAACGAGGCGACCAGGCCCACGACGACGACCCCTGCGAGGACGAACAGCAGCGTGCGCAGGTCGACGTCCCACAGCTGGCGCGCGGCCTGCACGAACGTGACCGCGACGACCCAGGCCAGGGCGGCCGGGATGAGCACCTTCCAGCCGATCTTCATGAACTGGTCGTACCGGAACCGCAGCACCGAGCCGCGGATCCACACGAACAGGAACATGAACAGCCACACCTTGGCGACGAACCACAGGACGGGCCACCAGCCGGTGTTGAACATGCCGTCGTTGATCGCGGAGATCGGCCACGGTGCACGCCACCCGCCGAAGAACAGCGTCGTGGCGACCGCCGAGACGTTGAGCATGTTGATGTACTCGGCGAGGAAGAACCACGCGAACTTCATCGAGGAGTACTCGGTGGTGTACCCGCCGACGAGCTCGCCCTCGGCCTCGGGGAGGTCGAACGGCAGGCGGTTGGTCTCGCCGACCATCGAGATGACGTAGATGACGAACGCCGGCAGCAGCGGCAGGAACCACCACACCTGCGTCTGGGAGTCGACGATCTGGGACGTCGACATCGACCCGGCCATGATGAACACGCTGACCAGGGACAGGCCCATCGCGAGCTCGTACGAGATGACCTGGGCCGTCGACCGCACGCCGCCGAGCAGCGGGTAGGTCGAGTTGGACGACCAGCCGCCCAGCACGATGCCGTACACGCCGACCGAGGCGCAGGCCAGGATGTACAGGACCGCGACGGAGAAGTCCGTGAGCTGCAGCGGCGTGATGACGCCGAAGATGTTGACCTCGGGCCCGAACGGGATGACCGCGTACACCAGCAGCGAGCAGAGCACGGCGATCATCGGCGCGAGGATGTAGACGAGCTTGTCGGCCGCCTTGACGGTGACGTCCTCCTTGACGAGGAGCTTCATCGCGTCGGCGAGCGACTGCAGCAGACCGAGCGGCCCGTGCACGTTGGGGCCGGGACGCACCTGCATGCGCCCGACGACCCGCCGCTCGAACCAGATCGCGATGAGCACGCTCGTCAGCAGGAACACGATGAGGGCGACGGCCTTGAGCAGCCACACCCAGAACACGTCCTGGCTGAAGTCCGCCGTGACCGGGGCGACGGCACCGTCGCCGACCACCGCCGGCAGCGCGGCCAGCACCCCTGGCAGCCCGCTCATGCCCGCTCCTCCTCGTCCACGCGGACGCCGGCGACGGCCTCCGCGGCGTTCCCGGTCACGGTGGCGCCGGCCTGGGCCGTCAGCCGCGCCGGGCCGTCCTCGCCGACCCGCTCGAGCCGGACGACGCTGCCGCCGACCGCCCCGAGCACGTCGCGCACGGCACCGCCGCGCGCGTTGGTCGCGAGCCAGACGACGTGGTCGGCCATCTCCGTGAGGTGCACGGGCGCGGTGATCGCGCCGCGGTCCGTCCCGACCGACACCTCGTCGCCGTCGGCCACGCCGACCGCCTGCGCGGTGGCGGGCGACAGGCGCACGACGGGGCGCTTCGCAGTCCCCGCGAGGTACGGCTCGCCGTCCTGCAGGCGTCCCGCGTCGAGCAGCTGGTGCCACGTCGCGAGCACCGCGTGACCCGCGGGCACCGCCGGCGGCTCCGCCGGGGGCGTCCGGGGCGCCGCGACGCGCGCGCCGTCCCACCCGCCCAGCTGGTCCAGCTCGCCGTGCACGGCCGCGAGGCCGGGCAGGCCCAGCTCGACGCCGAGGGCGTCGGCGAGCCGGTCGAGCACCCGGAAGTCGGGCAGCTGGGTGGACGTCAGGGCCTGCGGGAACGGGCGCGGACGCCCCTCCCACGTGACGAACGTGCCGGGCTTCTCGACCGGCGGCGCGACGGGCAGCACGACGTCGGCGCGGTCGGTCACCTCGCTGCGGCGCACCTCGAGCGACACGAGGAACGGCACCGCGTCGAGCGCGGCCCGCGCACCGGCGGGGTCGGCGTGGTCGGCCGGGTCGACACCGCCGACGACGAGCGCGCCCAGGCGCCCGTCGGCCGCGGCCGCGAGGATCTCGTCCGCGCTGCGTCCCGGCGTGGCCGGCAGCTCGTCGACGCCCCAGGCGGCGGCGAGGTCGACGCGTGCGGACGCATCGGCGACGGGCCGGCCTCCCGGCAGCAGCGACGGCAGCGTGCCCGCCTCGATCGCGCCGCGCTCGCCCGCACGGCGCGGGACCCACGCGAGGCGCGCACCCGTGCGCGTCGCGAGCCGCAGCACCGCGGTGAGCGTGCCGGGCACGGTCGCGGCGCGCTCGCCGACGAGGATGACGGCGCCCGCGGTGCTCAGCGCGGTGGCGGTCGCGCCGAGGTCCCCGTCCGCACCCACGGTGATCGCGTCGAGCACCTCGGGCTCGGTGCCGGGCGCGGCCGGCAGGAGCGTGCCGTCGAGCCGCTCGAGCCCGCGG encodes the following:
- the nuoI gene encoding NADH-quinone oxidoreductase subunit NuoI, whose protein sequence is MEPRSGLAELLAPVAGFGVTFANMFKPTVTEQYPREQVPTKPRYHGRHQLNRYADGLEKCIGCELCAWACPADAIYVEGDNNTPDAQYSPGERYGRVYQINYLRCIFCGLCIEACPTRALTMTNDYELAGPTRPGMIWEKQDLLAPLRSGQLAAPHPMPEGSTDTDYYRGEVTGTTDDQVAWVAEHRPDDPTLPENVAKGATVPDLGATRLAQREITAGAHRQGGAR
- the nuoH gene encoding NADH-quinone oxidoreductase subunit NuoH; its protein translation is MSGLPGVLAALPAVVGDGAVAPVTADFSQDVFWVWLLKAVALIVFLLTSVLIAIWFERRVVGRMQVRPGPNVHGPLGLLQSLADAMKLLVKEDVTVKAADKLVYILAPMIAVLCSLLVYAVIPFGPEVNIFGVITPLQLTDFSVAVLYILACASVGVYGIVLGGWSSNSTYPLLGGVRSTAQVISYELAMGLSLVSVFIMAGSMSTSQIVDSQTQVWWFLPLLPAFVIYVISMVGETNRLPFDLPEAEGELVGGYTTEYSSMKFAWFFLAEYINMLNVSAVATTLFFGGWRAPWPISAINDGMFNTGWWPVLWFVAKVWLFMFLFVWIRGSVLRFRYDQFMKIGWKVLIPAALAWVVAVTFVQAARQLWDVDLRTLLFVLAGVVVVGLVASFLVPDKKAPPEAEPTGPQEIDPFEHGYPVPPLPGQVLPPSPRAQRRLAASDASDPSAPETPLEVRGG